One stretch of Patagioenas fasciata isolate bPatFas1 chromosome 9, bPatFas1.hap1, whole genome shotgun sequence DNA includes these proteins:
- the AMOTL2 gene encoding angiomotin-like protein 2 isoform X2: MRTAEDSNGTVLHRLIQEQLRYGNLTENRTLLAIQQQALRGGGGAGSPRSSLESLSAEESQMVQQSTRQEPQGQEHHSDHVYLENNVYRLCQPQHKGEELPTYEEAKAHSQYYASQRGGQQPGGASLGIRGDNVGRGAESGARRPDEGLKELKHGHVRSLSERLMRMSLERNGAKAQSPISASHSYPQLSRHHQLAALRGQHPEGPEARGPPPEYPYIIPSQDAYLAEPRPCSREGSGFQHPEIRVLHAPVPTAFLGAAGVDALVGAPVTPGGRLARVDAVLRENERLQRESERLRRELQSCAEKASRIQKLESEIQRISEDYENLVKASSKREALEKAMRNKRDGEMRRLQDFNRDLKERLESANKQLASRTQESQESNQGSVAKLLAQSYEHQQEKEKLEREVSVLRSAHEEQRRRAELLEQALGSAQARAAKAEAELQKKRAYVEKVERLQAALGQLQAACEKREQLELRLRTRLEQELKMLRAQQRQAGAAGGGTPELSPHTLSEQLREKEEKILALEADMTKWEQKYLEECTMRQFAMDAAATAAAQRDTTLISHSPRHSPNSSFNEDLLLASHKHQEMENRLKALHAQILEKDAVIKVLQQRSRRDPSKALQGSLRPAKSVPSIFAASAAPSWPGAGQSDRLAESSTRGSTGKATAEGAAAPGALVHGSRDGSRDGSTQTDGAADSSGQGEGTERPPALLESSAASTAPDLSDMVEILI, translated from the exons ATGAGGACGGCGGAGGACTCGAACGGGACGGTCCTGCACCGCCTGATCCAGGAGCAGCTGCGCTATGGGAACCTCACGGAGAACCGCACGCTGCTGGCCATCCAGCAGCAGGCCCTGCGCGGTGGCGGCGGTGCCGGCAGCCCCCGCTCCTCCCTGGAGAGCCTCAGCGCCGAGGAGAGCCAAATGGTGCAGCAATCCACGCGGCAGGAGCCGCAGGGCCAGGAGCATCACTCCGACCACGTCTACTTGGAGAACAACGTCTATcggctctgccagccccagcacAAGGGCGAGGAGCTCCCTACCTACGAGGAGGCCAAGGCGCATTCCCAGTACTACGCCTCGCagcggggcgggcagcagcccgGGGGGGCCAGCCTGGGAATTCGGGGTGACAACGTGGGGCGCGGGGCCGAGAGCGGCGCCCGCCGCCCCGACGAGGGGCTGAAGGAGCTGAAGCACGGGCACGTGCGGTCACTGAGCGAGCGGCTCATGCGGATGTCGCTGGAGAGGAACGGGGCCAAGGCGCAGAGCCCCATCAGCGCCTCCCACAGCTACCCCCAGCTGTCCCGCCACCACCAGCTCGCTGCCCTCCGAGGGCAGCACCCCGAGGGGCCGGAGGCGCGGGGACCCCCCCCGGAGTATCCCTACATCATCCCATCGCAGGACGCTTACCTGGCTGAACCCCGACCCTGCTCCCGGGAAGGTTCTGGATTCCAGCATCCTGAAATCAG GGTGCTGCATGCCCCCGTCCCCACCGCTTTCCTGGGCGCCGCCGGCGTGGACGCGCTGGTGGGCGCCCCGGTGACACCGGGTGGGCGGCTGGCGCGGGTGGACGCGGTGCTGCGCGAGAACGAGCGGCTGCAGCGCGAGAGCGAGCGGCTGCGGCGGGAGCTGCAGAGCTGTGCCGAGAAGGCGAGCCGCATCCAGAAG CTGGAGAGCGAGATCCAGCGCATCTCGGAGGATTATGAAAACCTCGTCAAGGCCTCGTCCAAGCGGGAAGCCTTGGAGAAAGCCATGAGGAACAAGAGAGACGGCGAGATGCGGCGGCTCCAGGACTTCAACCGCGACCTGAAAG AGCGGTTGGAGTCGGCGAACAAGCAGCTGGCCAGCAGGACCCAGGAAAGCCAGGAGAGCAACCAGGGCAGCGTGGCCAAGCTCCTGGCGCAGA GCTACGAGCACCAGCAGGAGAAGGAGAAGCTGGAGCGGGAGGTGTCGGTGCTGCGCAGCGCCCACGAGGAGCAGCGCCGGCGcgcagagctgctggagcaggcGCTGGGCAGCGCCCAGGCGCGCGCGGCCAAGGCCGAGGCCGAGCTGCAGAAGAAACGAGCCTACGTGGAGAAGGTGGAGCGGCTGCAGGCGGCCCTGGGCCAGCTCCAGGCCGCCTGCGAGAAGCGGGAGCAGCTGGAGCTGCGGCTGCGCACgcggctggagcaggagctgaagatgctgcgggCTCAgcag AGGCAGGCGGGCGCTGCGGGCGGGGGGACGCCGGAGCTGAGCCCCCACACGCTGTCGGAGCAGCTgcgggagaaggaggagaagatccTGGCGCTGGAGGCGGACATGACCAAGTGGGAGCAGAAGTACCTGGAGGAGTGCACCATGCGGCAGTTTGCCATGGACGCAGCGGCCACGGCGGCCGCCCAGCGCGACACCACCCTCATCAGCCATTCCCCCCGGCACTCCCCCAACAGCAGCTTCAACGAGGACCTGCTCCTGGCCAGCCACAAGCACCAGGAGATGGAGAACAG gttaaAAGCCCTTCACGCCCAAATCCTGGAGAAGGATGCCGTcatcaaggtcctgcagcagcgcTCGCGGAGGGACCCCAGCAAAGCCCTCCAGGGCTCTCTGAGACCCGCCAAGTCCGTCCCCTCCATCTTcgccgcctccgccgccccgAGCTGGCCAGGGGCCGGCCAGAGCGACCGGCTGGCCGAGAGCAGCACCCGGGGCAgcacag GCAAAGCCACCGCCGAAGGGGCAGCAGCGCCCGGTGCCCTCGTGCACGGCAGCAGGGATGGCAGCAGGGACGGCAGCACGCAGACGGACGGCGCGGCTGACAGCAGCGGCCAGGGCGAGGGCACCGAGCGCCCACCCGCTTTGCTGG AGAGCTCGGCCGCTTCCACAGCCCCGGACCTGTCTGACATGGTGGAGATCCTGATTTAA
- the AMOTL2 gene encoding angiomotin-like protein 2 isoform X1, with the protein MRTAEDSNGTVLHRLIQEQLRYGNLTENRTLLAIQQQALRGGGGAGSPRSSLESLSAEESQMVQQSTRQEPQGQEHHSDHVYLENNVYRLCQPQHKGEELPTYEEAKAHSQYYASQRGGQQPGGASLGIRGDNVGRGAESGARRPDEGLKELKHGHVRSLSERLMRMSLERNGAKAQSPISASHSYPQLSRHHQLAALRGQHPEGPEARGPPPEYPYIIPSQDAYLAEPRPCSREGSGFQHPEIRVLHAPVPTAFLGAAGVDALVGAPVTPGGRLARVDAVLRENERLQRESERLRRELQSCAEKASRIQKLESEIQRISEDYENLVKASSKREALEKAMRNKRDGEMRRLQDFNRDLKERLESANKQLASRTQESQESNQGSVAKLLAQSYEHQQEKEKLEREVSVLRSAHEEQRRRAELLEQALGSAQARAAKAEAELQKKRAYVEKVERLQAALGQLQAACEKREQLELRLRTRLEQELKMLRAQQRQAGAAGGGTPELSPHTLSEQLREKEEKILALEADMTKWEQKYLEECTMRQFAMDAAATAAAQRDTTLISHSPRHSPNSSFNEDLLLASHKHQEMENRLKALHAQILEKDAVIKVLQQRSRRDPSKALQGSLRPAKSVPSIFAASAAPSWPGAGQSDRLAESSTRGSTAGKATAEGAAAPGALVHGSRDGSRDGSTQTDGAADSSGQGEGTERPPALLESSAASTAPDLSDMVEILI; encoded by the exons ATGAGGACGGCGGAGGACTCGAACGGGACGGTCCTGCACCGCCTGATCCAGGAGCAGCTGCGCTATGGGAACCTCACGGAGAACCGCACGCTGCTGGCCATCCAGCAGCAGGCCCTGCGCGGTGGCGGCGGTGCCGGCAGCCCCCGCTCCTCCCTGGAGAGCCTCAGCGCCGAGGAGAGCCAAATGGTGCAGCAATCCACGCGGCAGGAGCCGCAGGGCCAGGAGCATCACTCCGACCACGTCTACTTGGAGAACAACGTCTATcggctctgccagccccagcacAAGGGCGAGGAGCTCCCTACCTACGAGGAGGCCAAGGCGCATTCCCAGTACTACGCCTCGCagcggggcgggcagcagcccgGGGGGGCCAGCCTGGGAATTCGGGGTGACAACGTGGGGCGCGGGGCCGAGAGCGGCGCCCGCCGCCCCGACGAGGGGCTGAAGGAGCTGAAGCACGGGCACGTGCGGTCACTGAGCGAGCGGCTCATGCGGATGTCGCTGGAGAGGAACGGGGCCAAGGCGCAGAGCCCCATCAGCGCCTCCCACAGCTACCCCCAGCTGTCCCGCCACCACCAGCTCGCTGCCCTCCGAGGGCAGCACCCCGAGGGGCCGGAGGCGCGGGGACCCCCCCCGGAGTATCCCTACATCATCCCATCGCAGGACGCTTACCTGGCTGAACCCCGACCCTGCTCCCGGGAAGGTTCTGGATTCCAGCATCCTGAAATCAG GGTGCTGCATGCCCCCGTCCCCACCGCTTTCCTGGGCGCCGCCGGCGTGGACGCGCTGGTGGGCGCCCCGGTGACACCGGGTGGGCGGCTGGCGCGGGTGGACGCGGTGCTGCGCGAGAACGAGCGGCTGCAGCGCGAGAGCGAGCGGCTGCGGCGGGAGCTGCAGAGCTGTGCCGAGAAGGCGAGCCGCATCCAGAAG CTGGAGAGCGAGATCCAGCGCATCTCGGAGGATTATGAAAACCTCGTCAAGGCCTCGTCCAAGCGGGAAGCCTTGGAGAAAGCCATGAGGAACAAGAGAGACGGCGAGATGCGGCGGCTCCAGGACTTCAACCGCGACCTGAAAG AGCGGTTGGAGTCGGCGAACAAGCAGCTGGCCAGCAGGACCCAGGAAAGCCAGGAGAGCAACCAGGGCAGCGTGGCCAAGCTCCTGGCGCAGA GCTACGAGCACCAGCAGGAGAAGGAGAAGCTGGAGCGGGAGGTGTCGGTGCTGCGCAGCGCCCACGAGGAGCAGCGCCGGCGcgcagagctgctggagcaggcGCTGGGCAGCGCCCAGGCGCGCGCGGCCAAGGCCGAGGCCGAGCTGCAGAAGAAACGAGCCTACGTGGAGAAGGTGGAGCGGCTGCAGGCGGCCCTGGGCCAGCTCCAGGCCGCCTGCGAGAAGCGGGAGCAGCTGGAGCTGCGGCTGCGCACgcggctggagcaggagctgaagatgctgcgggCTCAgcag AGGCAGGCGGGCGCTGCGGGCGGGGGGACGCCGGAGCTGAGCCCCCACACGCTGTCGGAGCAGCTgcgggagaaggaggagaagatccTGGCGCTGGAGGCGGACATGACCAAGTGGGAGCAGAAGTACCTGGAGGAGTGCACCATGCGGCAGTTTGCCATGGACGCAGCGGCCACGGCGGCCGCCCAGCGCGACACCACCCTCATCAGCCATTCCCCCCGGCACTCCCCCAACAGCAGCTTCAACGAGGACCTGCTCCTGGCCAGCCACAAGCACCAGGAGATGGAGAACAG gttaaAAGCCCTTCACGCCCAAATCCTGGAGAAGGATGCCGTcatcaaggtcctgcagcagcgcTCGCGGAGGGACCCCAGCAAAGCCCTCCAGGGCTCTCTGAGACCCGCCAAGTCCGTCCCCTCCATCTTcgccgcctccgccgccccgAGCTGGCCAGGGGCCGGCCAGAGCGACCGGCTGGCCGAGAGCAGCACCCGGGGCAgcacag CAGGCAAAGCCACCGCCGAAGGGGCAGCAGCGCCCGGTGCCCTCGTGCACGGCAGCAGGGATGGCAGCAGGGACGGCAGCACGCAGACGGACGGCGCGGCTGACAGCAGCGGCCAGGGCGAGGGCACCGAGCGCCCACCCGCTTTGCTGG AGAGCTCGGCCGCTTCCACAGCCCCGGACCTGTCTGACATGGTGGAGATCCTGATTTAA